DNA from Leptospira mayottensis 200901116:
CACAGACGAGTTGGTTAGGCGCTATGATTGCGACGGTCATCATGGTAGGGGCGATCGGTTCTCATATCTCTATCCTCGGTTTTCAAGGCGAAATGGGGATTTCTTTTTTATTGGCCTTTGTGGTTCTTATCTGTTGTGTCACCGAGTTGATTGCAAGTAAGGACAGAAATCCGATTTTTACAAGAATGTTTGCGAACAAAGCTTAATTTCAAA
Protein-coding regions in this window:
- a CDS encoding DoxX family membrane protein; protein product: MKKFFDWMARIVASVVLIPAFYFKLSGAERSIATFTALDAEPFGRYVVGFFELGVVFLLLIPQTSWLGAMIATVIMVGAIGSHISILGFQGEMGISFLLAFVVLICCVTELIASKDRNPIFTRMFANKA